The segment TTGACCGCGAGCACGCCTTTCATGCGGTAGATGTCGCCGCCCTTCACGCGCAGCAGCGTGCTGATCCAGTCGTTCAAGCGCTTGCCGTCGAGTTCGCCGTCGGCCGTGATGCCGACCGACGCGACGGCGTCGTTGTGCGAATGCTGCGCGTGATAATCGCGCTGCCAGACGGGCTTCGACACGTCGCCGTCCACGTGGATGTGCAACGGGTCCTCGCCACAGCCTTCGAAGACGAGGTACTGGCCGGGCTCCTTGATCTCGAGCGGATAGTGGCCGTAGCCCTCGTCGAGCAGCAGCCGGTGCAGCGTGCCGCCCGGAGTGACGGTCTCGCCTGACTTCACCCGGTTTTCCCAATCGGAGAACACGAGTGCCGCGGCGGCGACAGCCGCATCAAGGCCGGACGATGTAGCCGGGCTCGTCGAGCCCGGGCCGGGGTCAGCGACCCCGGCTACAGGCAGAGCCGAGGCCGCGATGGGCATGATCACCACGTCCAGCTCGTTCTCGTTACCGTGATGGTGATGATGGTGGTGTTCGTGATCGCCGTCTTCGTGGTCGTGACCGTGCTCATGGTCATGCTCCTCGCCGTGCTCGTGGTCGTGGTCATGATCGCAATGGCCGATGACGAGCTCGTGCTTGCCCGCCGGCAGCTGGTAGGCGCCGGCCCATTCGAACGGATATTCCGGTTCGAGGAACTGCGGATCGAGCTCGGTGGCGCGCTCCAGATTGAAACCGCCGACATTGAGCACGCGCGTCAACGGCAGGTCGCAGTTCTGCGTGCGATGGATCTTCGCGACGGCGTTGATCCGGTGGATGCGTTTCTCGAGCGCATCGAGCTCGGCCGGCATCACAAGGTCGGTTTTGTTGAGCAGAATCACATCGGCGAACGCCACCTGCTTCTTCGCTTCGTCCTCCGTATCGAGGTGCTGGACGACGTGCTTCGCGTCGACGACGGTGACGATCGCATCGAGCCGGAAAGCCTGGCGCATTTCGTCGTCGGTGAAAAACGTCTGTGCGACCGGCGCGGGGTTCGCCATGCCGGTGGTCTCGATGAGAATGCCGTCGAGCTGGTCCTTGCGCTTCATCAGCCGGCCGAGGATGCGAATGAGGTCGCCGCGGACGGTGCAGCACAGGCAGCCGTTGTTCATCTCGAAGAGCTCCTCGTCGCTTTCGATCACCAGCTCGTTGTCCACGCCCACTTCGCCGAATTCGTTTTCGATCACGGCGATCTTTTTGCCGTGCTGTTCGGTAAGGATGCGATTGAGGAGGGTGGTCTTGCCGGCGCCCAGGAAGCCGGTGAGGACGGTGACGGGAATGCTCATGTCGAAAGTCGGGGATCGGGAGTTCGGAGATCGGAGTTCGGAGTTCGGAGTTCGGAGTAGGGGTGCGGGAGCGAGGAAGAAGCGTGAGGGGCGGGGGAGGGAAACGCAAACGCCCGCGCTGCGCCGGCGGTTTGCGCTAGCCCTCCGGGCCGACTCTGTCGGGGCTGAATTGCCGCCCCGACAAGTCGGGGCTCCGCCGCAGGCGGACGGAAATTTCGGGCTTAGAGTCACTCCTGTTCATGAAATTTCCGGGCTAGCGCTCGGGCGTCGGCTCGAGCCGCTCGATCTTCACGCGTCGCGGCTTTTCGGCGCTGACTTCGAGCGCGGTCAACCGGTAGTCGCCCGCGATGATGTTTTCGTCGCGTCGCGGCGGTCGGCGGAGATTCTGGAGAAACCACACCGCGACGGTCTCACGCGGCTGCCACTCCAGCGGCCAGCCGGTTTCGGCCTGAAGCTCGCGGAGCGTGAGCGTGCCGCTGACCACGATCGAGCGTTCGGTGCGTTCGTAAATGGGACCCGTGCCGAGGTCGAACTCGTCGCGGATGTCGCCGACGATTTCCTCGATGACGTCCTCGAACGTGACGATGCCCACGAGTTTCTTTTCGGCGTCGACGACGATCGCGAGGTGCGTACGTGCGTGGCGAAACCGTTCGAGCATGATCGACAGCGGCGTGCGGGGCTCGAAGCTCAGCACGTCGCGCAACAGCGGTTCGAACGACGCCTCGGGTCCGAGCGCCTGGATCTGCCAAAGCCATTCACGGACGAGGAGGATGCCCTTCACGTTGTCCAACGTGCCCTCACACACCGGGAACCGGCTGTAGCCCGTCGTTTGGGCGGTGCGCAGATTTTCACTCAGCGGCCGGTCGAGCCAGAGCGTGGTAACCTGCTCGCGCGGCAGCATGATCTGCTGCGCGAAGGTCGCGCGCACGCGGAGCGACTGAACCATCAGCTTGTTCACGAGCGCATCGCCGGGATGCGTGTGCCGGGCATGGCTGAAAACGTACTCGAGCTCCTCCGCGCTGAAGGCGTGCTCGCCCTCCGTCGCCGGCCCGAGCCCGGCCCAGCGAAGGAACCGGTTGGCCAGCCCGTTCAGCAGCCAGATGAACGGGAAGAACACGTAATAGAACACCATCAGCGGCGCCGAAATCCACAGGGAGACTTCCTTCGCGCGCTGGATCGCGAGCGACTTCGGCGCGAGCTCGCCAAAGATGATGTGCATGAAAGTGATGATCGTGAACGCCACGGCGAACGAGATCGAGTGGACGGCGGTTGCGTCCGTGACCCCGAACTCCGCCAGCACCGGCACGAGCCGCTTGGCGAGGAACGGCTCGCCGACCCAGCCCAACCCGAGGCTGGCGAGCGTGATGCCCAGCTGCGTCGCTGAGAGCGCCGCGTCGAGGTGCCGGGTGGCGCGCAGCGCGAATTTCACGCGCCAACCGCCGGTTTTTTCAAGCGGTCGAAGCTGGCTGGTGCGCACTTTGACCAGCGCGAACTCCGCGGCGACGAAGAAGCCATTCGCGGCGACCAACAGGATGATGACGAGCGTCTCCAGTGCGATGCCGAGAAAAGTCCCCATGGTTGGCGATCAGGATGGGTGGAATCGCCGCAGATGCGAGTGCGAGATTTTTTAGAAAGGGGGCGGAGGGGCGCGCGCACCGTGGCACGGGCATCTTGCCCGTGTCGTCCGCTGAGCGTGGCCAGTTGGCGCGGAGCGCCGTCCACGGGCTGGAGGCCCGTGCCACCTCAGGCCGTATCTTTCAAAACTGTAAGGATCGAGCAAGCCGCCGGAAGGCTGGCTGTGGCATCTTCGGCCTCGTTCCACGACTCTTTCCGCCATGAATACTCGAATTCCCTCTTCTCGCGCGGTGCTCTTCGCGCTCGGACTGCTCGCCGCCGGCGGGCTCGGCTGGACCGCTTCGAATGCCGCCAATCCGTCCGTCTCCGTCAAGGTCGACGAACGTCCCATCAGCGCCAGCGTCAACTCGCCGCTCGGCGCCAGTTACGCCCCGATCGTCAAACGCGTCGCCCCCAGCGTCGTGAAAGTGCTGGTGACCGAGCGCGCCAAGGCGATCCCCGCCCAGGAGCTGCCGCCGTTCTTCAACCATCCCGGCTTCCGGGAATTCTTCGGTGACCAGTTCGGTCACAACTTTGGTGGCCGTCGCGGCACGCTCCGCCAGCCGCCGCAGGAAGGCCTCGGCTCGGGCGTGATCGTCAGCCCCGACGGCTACATCCTGACCAACAGCCACGTCGTGAAAGGCGCCGACACGATCAAGGTGACGTTCGGCGACGGCCGCGAGTTGACCGCGAAGGTCGTCGGCACGGACCCGCAAACCGACCTCGCCGTGATCAAGGTCGAAGCAAAGGACCTGCCGGCGATCACGTTTGCCGACAGCGACAGCGTCGAGGTCGGCGACCGCGTGCTGGCGGTCGGCAATCCCTTTGGCATTGGGCAGACCGTCACCAGCGGCATGGTCAGCGGACTCGGCCGCGCGATGTTCGGCCTCGATTATGAAGATTTCATCCAGACCGATGCCGCGATCAATCCGGGCAATTCCGGCGGCGCGCTGGTCGACGCGGAGGGCCGACTGATCGGCGTCAACACCGCGATCCTGAGCCGGTCCGGCGGGTTTCAGGGCATCGGCTTCGCGATCCCGTCGAATCTCGCGCGCAACGTCATGGAACAGCTGGCGTCGACCGGCAAGGTCGTGCGCGGCTATCTCGGGGTGACGATCCAGGACATCACCGCCGAACTCGCGGAGCATTTCGACCTGCCGAATCGCGCGGGCGCGCTCGTCGCGGAGGTGCAGCCGGATAGTCCCGCCGCGAAGGCCGGACTCAAGGGCGGCGACGTCGTCACCAAGATCGACGGCAAGGCGATCAAGGATGCGCGCAACCTGAAGCTGATCGTCGGCTCGCTAAAGCCGGGCGAAAAAGTCACGGCCGAGGTGTTGCGCGATGGGAAGACGCAGACGATGGAGCTGAGCGTGACCGCGCGGCCGAACGAGCGCTCGTTGTCGCGCTCGGGTGGCGGCTCCGGCGATGACGATGATCTTTCCGGTTCCGCCGAGGACACCGGTACGCTGAACGGCGTCGGCGTGGGCGATCTCGACGCGGATGCGCGGCGCGAGTTCGACATCCCGGCCAACGTGCGTGGTGCGCTGATCACGAGCGTCGAGCCCGATTCGGCCGCGGCCGAGGCCGGACTGCAGGCGGGCAACGTCATTCTCGAGATCAATCGCAAGCCGGTGAAGAACGCCGAGGACGCCGTGAAGCTGACGGAGAAGACCGAGTCGAAGAAGACACTGGTGCGGCTCTGGACGCCGAACGGCATCCGTTACGTGGTCGTCGACGAAACGGACGAAAAGTCCGGCTCGTAATCGAACCTCTCTGATTTGTGTGGTGTAGTGTTCATAGTTGAAGTCGCAAACAGAGCTCCGGGCGGCAACGCCCGGAGCTCTTTAATGTCCGCGCGTAAAAGCTTCGCCTTTCTTCCTGCTCGCACACAATGGCCGTGAACACCATGCGCGTGCTCGTCGTCGAAGATGACGCCAAGATTTCCTCCTTCGTGGTCAAGGGCCTGAAGCAGGAAGGTTATGCCGTGGACCACGCGCCCGACGGCGACACCGGACTCGCGCTCGCGACCTCGACGGCCTACGACGCGGCGGTCGTCGACATCATGCTGCCGGAGCTGGATGGGCTCAGCCTGGTGCGGCGACTCCGCGCCGAGCGCAGCGCAATGCCGGTCCTGTTTTTGAGCGCCCGTGCCAGCGTCGAAGATCGCGTGAAGGGATTGCAGGCCGGCGGCGACGATTATCTGACCAAGCCTTTCGCGTTTGCCGAGCTCTCGGCCCGGCTGCAGGCGCTGATCCGACGCGCCTCACGCTCGCCCGAGGCGACGCGGCTGAGTGCAGGCGATGTCACGCTCGATCTGGTTTCGCGCACGGTCACCGTCGGCGGCCAGCCGGTGGAACTGCAGCCGCGGGAATTCTCGTTGTTGGAATACCTGCTGCGACACGCCGGCCGGCCCGTGACGAAAGTCATGATTCTCGAGCACGTCTGGGACTACAGCTTTGATCCGCAGACCAATGTGGTCGACGTGTTGATGTCGCGGCTGCGAAGCAAAATTGATCCGGACAAGACGCGGATCGAAACGCTGCGAGGAGTGGGTTATGTCTTCAAAGCCGGCCGTTGAGGTGAACGCGTCTGCAGCGCCGGGCGGCAGCGACCGCGGGGACGGCGATGAGTCGGCGGTCGCGGGCTGGGGGCGCTTGCAGCGCTCACTGGCCGTGCGATTGAGCGTGTGGTTCGCCGCGCTGTTCGCGATCGGGTTCACCGCGATTTTTGCGCTGCTGTTCTGGACGCTGGCGCGTCAGCTCGAGACGCGCGAGACGGAGGCGCTCGAAGGCCGGCTGCAGCAGTATGCGAGCGTTTACGCCGCGTCGGGACTACAGGGCTTGCGGCTGCGGGTGGCGCAGGACAGCCAGGAGCCGAACGTCCGCTCGTTGTTCGTGCGCCTCGTCGGTCGCGAGGGCGACGCGATTTGGGGCAAGATTCCGGCGGACTGGATCGAAGAGGAGGCGCGCGCGGTCGCGGTGCCGGACGGCTGGGGCGGCTGGACGCAGCGCCGGACCTACTCCGTGCGCGTGCCGCAGGACGCGGCGCGCGATCTGGTGCTGGCCAGCCGGGTGCTGTTTGACGGCCGGCTGCTGCAGGTCGGGCGCACCACCGATAGCCGCGAGGTGTTGCTCGAACCGCTGCGGCGGACGTTCCTGTGGGTCGGCGCGGGCGTGGTCGTGGTCGGTTTTGGTGCCGGCGTATTTGCCGCGCGGCGCGCGACCAAGCCGCTGCGCGATGTGGTGGCCACGGCGCAGCGGATCATCCGCACCGGTGCGCTCGACGCGCGTGTGCCGCTGCCGCAGCGCAATGACGACGTGGCGGAGTTGGTGCGCGCGTTCAACACGGTGCTCGACAAAAATGCCGCGTTGCTGCGCGCGATGCGCGAGGCGCTCGACAACGTGGCGCACGATCTGCGCACCCCGCTCACGCGGCTGCGCGGCACGGCCGAGCTGGCGTTGCAGAACGCGGAGAACCGCGGGCCGCAAGCCGAGGCGCTGGCCGACTGCGTCGAGCAGGCCGACGACGTGCTGCGGCTGTTGCGTGCGCTGATGGAAATTTCCGAGGCGGAAGCCGGCATGCTGCGGCTCGAGAAAACGGAGACCGATCTCGCGGCGCTGGCGCGCGATGCCGTGGAACTTTACGCGGACGTCGCCGACGCGAAGTCGGTCGCGCTGAGCGTCGAGGCGGCGGCTGCCGTGCCGGTGCTCGCGGATGCGACGCGGCTCCGGCAGGCCATCGCCAACTTGATCGACAACGCGGTGAAATACACACCGGCTGGCGGCGGCGTCGTGGTGCGGGTGGGGCCGGAGGCCGACGCCGCGGTGCTGAGCGTCAGCGACACGGGCCCTGGCGTGCCGGCGGCCGAGCAGGCACGCGTGTGGGAGCGGCTCTATCGCGGGGATGCGAGCCGCTCGGAGCGCGGGTTGGGTCTCGGGCTGAGCGTCGTTCGCGCGATTGTCGAAGCGCACGGCGGACGGGTTGCGTTGCGCAACGCTCCCGAAGCCGGCGCAGTGTTCGAAGTGCGGCTGCCGTTGCGACCGCAACCTTCGTGAGCCGTGCCCCGGCTAGTTTCACGTAATACGTGAAACTAGCCGGTGGCCGCTGCGGCCGTAAATTGTCTCGCGGGCGAGCTGCGGGAGACGCGCGGCGCTACAATCGCGCGTGGCGGAGGCGGAGCGCGTTGGAAACGACGCTGATCGAGCTGAGGCTCATCGCCACGCCGGCGAACATCGGATTCAGCAGCCAGCCAAAAATCGGATACAGCGCGCCCGCGGCGAGCGGCAGCCCGAGACCGTTGTAGACGAAGGCGAAGAACAGGTTCTGCTTGATGTTGCGCAGCGTCGCCCGGCTGAGGTGCACGGCCTTCACCAAGGCGCCGAGATCGCCCTTCACGAGGACGAGCCCGGCGCTGTGCATCGCCACGTCCGTGCCGGTGCCCATCGCGATGGCGACGTCCGCCGCCGCGAGCGCCGGGGCATCGTTGAGCCCGTCGCCGGCGAAGACGACGCGCTCACCCGCCTGCTGGTGTTCGCGAACGAGCTGTTGCTTCCGCTCGGGCGTGACGCCGGCGTGATAGCCGTCGAGCTTGAGTGTCTCCGCCACGGTCCGCGCGGTCGACTCGCGATCGCCGGTGACCATGACGATTTTCAGGCCGAGCCGGTGCAGTTCGCGCAGCGCGTCCGGCGTGGTTGCCTTCACGGCATCAGCCAGCGCGATCGAGCCGGCGACGAGGCCATCGACAGCCACTTCAACGACGGTCGTTGCGGCATCGTGAACAGGCGCCACGGCCGCGTCGCGAGTCGTGTTGGTCACGCGGCCGACGGTCACCGATCGTGAATCGACATTGGCGCGTACTCCGCTGCCGGGTTCCGCCACGAAGTCGCGCGCGTCAGGCAGCGCGAGCCCGCGATCATGCGCGGCGGCGACGATCGCGCGGGCGAGCGGATGCTCGCTGGCGGATTCGGCGGCGGCGGCGAACCGCAGCACATCGTCAGCTGACAACGTGCCGAGGGGCGTCACGGCGACGACGCGCGGTTTGCCCTCGGTGAGCGTGCCGGTCTTGTCGATCAGCAGCGTGGTGGCCGAGGCGAGTCGCTCGAGCGCGGCGGCGTCTTTCACCAACACGCCGGCCTGCGCGCCGCGGCCAATGCCGGTGACGAGCGAGACCGGCGTGGCGAGCCCGAGCGCGCACGGGCACGCGATGATCAGCACGGCGACGGCGTTCACGAGCGCGTGGATGAATGCCGGCGTCGGCCCGAGCCACCACCAGAGCGCAAACGTGGCCGTGGCGATCGCGGCGACGGCGGGCACGAAGCGCGCCGATACGCGGTCGGCGAGCCGCTGGATCGGCGCTTCGCTCTCCTGCGCCTCCTCAACGAGCCGGATGATCCGCGCGAGCAGCGTGTCGCGTCCGACGCGCTCGGCGCGGAAGAGGAACGAGCCTGTGGTGTTGAGCGTGCCTGCGCTCACCGGATCACCCGGCTGCTTCGCGACCGGTACCGGTTCGCCGGTTAGCATCGACTCGTCCACGTTGCTCACACCTTCGGTGACGGCGCCGTCGACCGGCAGCTTTTCGCCCGGCCGGACCCGGAGCACGTCGCCCACTTGCACCGCGTCGAGCGGTACGTCGGTCTCGCGGCCGTCGACCACGCGATGCGCCGTCGCGGGGGCGAGGTTCATCAGCGCGCGAATCGCCGCGTCGGTGCGAGCGTGCGCGCGTTGTTCGAGAATCTGGCCGAGTAGCACGACGGTGGTGATGAAGGCGGTGGCTTCGAAGTAGAGCGGCACGCCATGCGCGTCGCGCAGCGCCGCCGGAAACGAATCGCCGAAGAGCAGCGCGGCCAGGCTGTAGAAGTACGCGGCGCCCGTGCCGGTGACCGTCAGCGTGAACATGTTGGGATCGCGCTCGCGAATCGACTTCCACCAGCGCCGAAGGAAGTATTTGCCCGACCAGAAAAACACCGGCGTGGTGAGGATCGCCTGCAGCCAGCCAGAGAGTTCGGGATCGAGCCGGTGAAACGCTGCCGGCGCGATCATCGGTCCCATGGCGAGCACCAACACCGGCAGGCTCAGGGCGAGCGCGACCCAGAACCGCGGCAGCAACACGCGGGCGGCGGGCAGGCCCATGTAAACGGGCGCGTCGGCCGCCGCCGCGTTGGCGGCTGGACGATCCGTGTGACTGCAGCAGTTCCCGGGAGCCGCGGTCTTTGCGGTGTCGGCGGGAGCGAAAGACGCGGACGACGCGTCGGCGGTCGGTGGCGCGTGGTGGTGGTGATGGGCGTGTGACTTCATACTCAGGCAGACGGAGACGTCCGCGACATCTTACAGAGATTCGGTGGGGTGTCGCGACGCACGTGCGATTTCTGGCGGTCAGAAGACCGCCGCAACCGATCCATTCGACGATCGGATATTGCCCCATGGCGCCGCCACCCCGGTCGGGCTAGGTTGAGGAACATTTCCTCACCATGAAGGCCCTCCGCATCAAAGTGAATTCCGTCCGACCCGACCTGGCACCGCATCTCGAGAAATCCGTGGAGTCGGTGCCGCACGTGCAAGCGGTGCGCGTGGACATTGACGACTCCTGCATCGTGGTGGAACACGACGGCGCGGATCCGGAGCAAGTCACCGCCGCGCTGCGCGCGGAAGGGTTCGAGCCGCGGAACGGCTGACGCGCCGGCGAGCACCCGAGCGCGTGACTGCCACGAGTTTCACGTGACACGTGAAACTCGCCTGGAGGTTGCGACACGCGACGACGGCGGACAATCGCAGTCGAGGCACGCGCCGCTCGCGCAGGCGCCGCAGAAGGCCTCGAGGCGTTCGCGCAGTTCACCCCGGGCGCGGTGGAGTGTGACGCTGGCCGCGTTGGTCGAGAGGCCAAGCGCGGCCGCGACCGCGGCCACGGGCTGGTCTTCGAACTCGACGCGCCGCAGCAGTTCCGCGTGCCGTGGTTTAAGCGTGGCGAGCAGCGGCTCGAAGCACCGGCAAAGCGCCTTTGCGGCCGCGGCGTCGGAGGTCAGGGCGAGCGCGGGATCTGTCGACCAACTCTGCTCCCGCGCCGCAGCCGCATTGCGCTGTCGCAGGTGATCGACGACCGCATGCCGCAGGATGCCATAGAACCAGGCGGACACCCGCGCCTCGTCGCGTAGTTCGCCGCCGTGTTGCCAGGCCTTCAGCAGGCTCGACTGCAACACATCCTCCGCATCGGACGCGTTGCCGAGCCGCGAGACGAGGAACGCTTTGAAGACGCCACGCTGCGCCAGCAGTGCGTCGGTGATCGCGCTCGAGGTGGTCATACGCGAAGCTAACGAGCCGCCGAGGTGCGTCAAAAATTGGCGCGCTCGAATTGGCCCGAGCGACCTGAGAGGAGCGGTACACCGCGCGGTCCGCGGTCCGCCGCGGTGACGCTCGCAGCGTGTCCGAGCGACGATCAGGCGGCGTGGGCGAAAGCGGAGCGCGGCGCGAGTCCGTGACTCGGACCGTGGATACGATCGCGATATACCGTCGGCGATTCGCCGGCGATGCGGCGGAACACCCGGTTGAACTGCGAGAGCGATTGGAAGCCGGAGGCGTAGGCGGCCTCGCTGACCCGCACATGCGGGTTGAGCAGCATTTCCTTGACCGTCTCGACGCGCAGCCGGGCGAGGTAGTCGGTGAAGGTGAGCCCTGTGGCACGCTTGAACACCTTGCAGAAGTAGAATCCGCTCATGTTCACCGCACGGGCGACGTCGGCCAGCGAGATTTCCTCCGCCTTGTGCTCGGCGAT is part of the Opitutus terrae PB90-1 genome and harbors:
- a CDS encoding CobW family GTP-binding protein: MSIPVTVLTGFLGAGKTTLLNRILTEQHGKKIAVIENEFGEVGVDNELVIESDEELFEMNNGCLCCTVRGDLIRILGRLMKRKDQLDGILIETTGMANPAPVAQTFFTDDEMRQAFRLDAIVTVVDAKHVVQHLDTEDEAKKQVAFADVILLNKTDLVMPAELDALEKRIHRINAVAKIHRTQNCDLPLTRVLNVGGFNLERATELDPQFLEPEYPFEWAGAYQLPAGKHELVIGHCDHDHDHEHGEEHDHEHGHDHEDGDHEHHHHHHHGNENELDVVIMPIAASALPVAGVADPGPGSTSPATSSGLDAAVAAAALVFSDWENRVKSGETVTPGGTLHRLLLDEGYGHYPLEIKEPGQYLVFEGCGEDPLHIHVDGDVSKPVWQRDYHAQHSHNDAVASVGITADGELDGKRLNDWISTLLRVKGGDIYRMKGVLAVKGANKRLVFQGVHMLFDAKFDREWDGDARQNKLIFIGKNLDRAALTEAFKSCLA
- a CDS encoding hemolysin family protein, with translation MGTFLGIALETLVIILLVAANGFFVAAEFALVKVRTSQLRPLEKTGGWRVKFALRATRHLDAALSATQLGITLASLGLGWVGEPFLAKRLVPVLAEFGVTDATAVHSISFAVAFTIITFMHIIFGELAPKSLAIQRAKEVSLWISAPLMVFYYVFFPFIWLLNGLANRFLRWAGLGPATEGEHAFSAEELEYVFSHARHTHPGDALVNKLMVQSLRVRATFAQQIMLPREQVTTLWLDRPLSENLRTAQTTGYSRFPVCEGTLDNVKGILLVREWLWQIQALGPEASFEPLLRDVLSFEPRTPLSIMLERFRHARTHLAIVVDAEKKLVGIVTFEDVIEEIVGDIRDEFDLGTGPIYERTERSIVVSGTLTLRELQAETGWPLEWQPRETVAVWFLQNLRRPPRRDENIIAGDYRLTALEVSAEKPRRVKIERLEPTPER
- a CDS encoding DegQ family serine endoprotease, whose product is MNTRIPSSRAVLFALGLLAAGGLGWTASNAANPSVSVKVDERPISASVNSPLGASYAPIVKRVAPSVVKVLVTERAKAIPAQELPPFFNHPGFREFFGDQFGHNFGGRRGTLRQPPQEGLGSGVIVSPDGYILTNSHVVKGADTIKVTFGDGRELTAKVVGTDPQTDLAVIKVEAKDLPAITFADSDSVEVGDRVLAVGNPFGIGQTVTSGMVSGLGRAMFGLDYEDFIQTDAAINPGNSGGALVDAEGRLIGVNTAILSRSGGFQGIGFAIPSNLARNVMEQLASTGKVVRGYLGVTIQDITAELAEHFDLPNRAGALVAEVQPDSPAAKAGLKGGDVVTKIDGKAIKDARNLKLIVGSLKPGEKVTAEVLRDGKTQTMELSVTARPNERSLSRSGGGSGDDDDLSGSAEDTGTLNGVGVGDLDADARREFDIPANVRGALITSVEPDSAAAEAGLQAGNVILEINRKPVKNAEDAVKLTEKTESKKTLVRLWTPNGIRYVVVDETDEKSGS
- a CDS encoding response regulator; translation: MRVLVVEDDAKISSFVVKGLKQEGYAVDHAPDGDTGLALATSTAYDAAVVDIMLPELDGLSLVRRLRAERSAMPVLFLSARASVEDRVKGLQAGGDDYLTKPFAFAELSARLQALIRRASRSPEATRLSAGDVTLDLVSRTVTVGGQPVELQPREFSLLEYLLRHAGRPVTKVMILEHVWDYSFDPQTNVVDVLMSRLRSKIDPDKTRIETLRGVGYVFKAGR
- a CDS encoding sensor histidine kinase; the protein is MNASAAPGGSDRGDGDESAVAGWGRLQRSLAVRLSVWFAALFAIGFTAIFALLFWTLARQLETRETEALEGRLQQYASVYAASGLQGLRLRVAQDSQEPNVRSLFVRLVGREGDAIWGKIPADWIEEEARAVAVPDGWGGWTQRRTYSVRVPQDAARDLVLASRVLFDGRLLQVGRTTDSREVLLEPLRRTFLWVGAGVVVVGFGAGVFAARRATKPLRDVVATAQRIIRTGALDARVPLPQRNDDVAELVRAFNTVLDKNAALLRAMREALDNVAHDLRTPLTRLRGTAELALQNAENRGPQAEALADCVEQADDVLRLLRALMEISEAEAGMLRLEKTETDLAALARDAVELYADVADAKSVALSVEAAAAVPVLADATRLRQAIANLIDNAVKYTPAGGGVVVRVGPEADAAVLSVSDTGPGVPAAEQARVWERLYRGDASRSERGLGLGLSVVRAIVEAHGGRVALRNAPEAGAVFEVRLPLRPQPS
- a CDS encoding copper-translocating P-type ATPase, with the protein product MGLPAARVLLPRFWVALALSLPVLVLAMGPMIAPAAFHRLDPELSGWLQAILTTPVFFWSGKYFLRRWWKSIRERDPNMFTLTVTGTGAAYFYSLAALLFGDSFPAALRDAHGVPLYFEATAFITTVVLLGQILEQRAHARTDAAIRALMNLAPATAHRVVDGRETDVPLDAVQVGDVLRVRPGEKLPVDGAVTEGVSNVDESMLTGEPVPVAKQPGDPVSAGTLNTTGSFLFRAERVGRDTLLARIIRLVEEAQESEAPIQRLADRVSARFVPAVAAIATATFALWWWLGPTPAFIHALVNAVAVLIIACPCALGLATPVSLVTGIGRGAQAGVLVKDAAALERLASATTLLIDKTGTLTEGKPRVVAVTPLGTLSADDVLRFAAAAESASEHPLARAIVAAAHDRGLALPDARDFVAEPGSGVRANVDSRSVTVGRVTNTTRDAAVAPVHDAATTVVEVAVDGLVAGSIALADAVKATTPDALRELHRLGLKIVMVTGDRESTARTVAETLKLDGYHAGVTPERKQQLVREHQQAGERVVFAGDGLNDAPALAAADVAIAMGTGTDVAMHSAGLVLVKGDLGALVKAVHLSRATLRNIKQNLFFAFVYNGLGLPLAAGALYPIFGWLLNPMFAGVAMSLSSISVVSNALRLRHARL
- a CDS encoding heavy-metal-associated domain-containing protein, whose product is MKALRIKVNSVRPDLAPHLEKSVESVPHVQAVRVDIDDSCIVVEHDGADPEQVTAALRAEGFEPRNG
- a CDS encoding sigma-70 family RNA polymerase sigma factor, whose translation is MTTSSAITDALLAQRGVFKAFLVSRLGNASDAEDVLQSSLLKAWQHGGELRDEARVSAWFYGILRHAVVDHLRQRNAAAAREQSWSTDPALALTSDAAAAKALCRCFEPLLATLKPRHAELLRRVEFEDQPVAAVAAALGLSTNAASVTLHRARGELRERLEAFCGACASGACLDCDCPPSSRVATSRRVSRVT